One genomic window of Novosphingobium aureum includes the following:
- a CDS encoding DUF1993 domain-containing protein, with translation MTLSLDDVYVASCLQMLEGLQSLVDKAQAHCEEHGIDPAEILQARLAEDMWPFAKQVTEATHHSARAVPTLHKGVFTPELDPVPESFALLKADLAESIARLRAVPAGSLDAIADQDMRFEFRDFRLDFTVRDFLLSFSLPNFYFHVTTAYAILRGRGLPVGKMNYLGPLRLKA, from the coding sequence ATGACCCTATCGCTCGACGACGTATACGTCGCCTCCTGCCTGCAGATGCTCGAGGGGCTGCAGTCCCTCGTGGACAAGGCCCAGGCCCATTGCGAGGAGCACGGGATCGACCCCGCCGAAATCCTCCAGGCACGCCTCGCCGAGGACATGTGGCCCTTCGCCAAGCAGGTGACCGAGGCCACCCATCACTCGGCGCGCGCGGTACCCACTCTGCACAAGGGTGTGTTCACGCCCGAACTCGACCCGGTGCCCGAGAGCTTTGCGCTGCTGAAGGCCGACCTCGCGGAATCGATCGCCAGACTGCGCGCGGTCCCGGCAGGTTCGCTCGATGCCATCGCCGATCAGGACATGCGCTTCGAGTTCCGTGATTTTCGTCTCGACTTCACCGTGCGCGACTTCCTGCTCAGCTTCTCGCTTCCCAACTTCTATTTCCACGTCACGACCGCCTACGCGATCCTGCGCGGCCGCGGCCTGCCGGTGGGCAAGATGAACTACCTGGGCCCGCTGCGCCTCAAGGCCTGA